In Azoarcus sp. PA01, the sequence GATCGGCCCGCAGGACGTCGACGTCGTCGAGCTGCATGACTGCTTCACCTCGAACGAGGTCATCACTTACGAAGGGCTGGGACTCTGCGGCGAGGGCGAGGCCGAAGGCTTCATCGCGCGCGGCGACAACACATACGGCGGCAAATACGTCATCAATCCGTCCGGCGGGCTGATGTCCAAAGGGCATCCGCTGGGTGCGACCGGCCTCGCTCAATGTACGGAACTGGTGTCGCAATTGCGCGGGGAAGCCGGCGCGCGGCAGGTGGATCGCGCGCGCCTTGCGCTTCAGCATAATCTGGGGCTGGGCGGCGCCTGTGTCGTGACCCTGTACGGGAAAAACGCCTGATCGGAATCGCATTCACTTTATTCGAGCGAGGGTGGGATCGTGATCACGACAATTGTCGAATACAAGCTTCCTTCCGCCCTGGGCAGGGAAAAAATCCTTGAAAAATTCCAAGCAGCCCGGGAAAAATTCATCAACACCGAAGGCTTGTTGAAAAAATATTTCTGCTACGACTCGTCCGACGGCACGGGGACGAGCGTTTACATCTGGAAAAACTTGTCGTGCGCGGAAGCTTTCTTCACGCCAGAAATGCTTCATGCGTTCGAAAAGACTTTTGGATGCCGCCCCACGCTCAGGCATGTCGATACGCTCATGACCCTCGACAACACGACCGGCGAAGTCGCTGTTTTCAGCAGCTGAGCGGGCAGCAAATACCGCAGCGCTTTTCACAAAAGGTAAATTGCATGAGAGCGATCAGATTACGTAACCCCGCGGGCCTCGACCGCCTTGAGCTGGTCGAGCTTCCCGATCCTGGCCAGCCCGGACCGGGCGAGATCAGAGTGAGGATTCACGCCAGTTCCCTCAATTTCCACGACCTTGGGGTCGTCATCGGCGCCATGCCCGCGGCCGACGGGCGCATCCCGATGTCCGATGGCGCCGGAGTGGTCGAGGCAATCGGTGAAGGAGTCGATGAATTCGCCGTGGGCGATGCCGTGGTCTCGACTTTCTTTCCGCAGTGGCTGGAGGGCGAGCCCCGCATCGCTGACTTCTCGACCACTCCCGGCGACGGCGCCGATGGCTATGCATGCGAGTTCGCCGTTCGGCCAGCGACTGCCTTCACGCACGCACCGCGTCACTACAGCCACGCGCAAGCCGCCACGCTGACCACGGCCGGACTCACCGCATGGCGTGCGCTGATCTGCAACGGCGGCCTGAAAGCCGGCGACAGCGTACTCGTGCTGGGTACGGGCGGCGTTTCGATCTTTGCGCTCCAGTTCGCCAAGGCGATGGGCGCGACCGTGATCGCGACCTCTTCCTCGGACGAAAAACTCGAGCGTGTCAAAGCTCTCGGCGCCAACCACGTCATCAATTACCGCCGTGAAACGGATTGGGCTTCGCGCGTGCTCGATTTCACCGGCGGCCGCGGCGTCGATCACATTGTCGAAGTCGGAGGACCCGGCACCTTGGCTCAATCGATCCAGGCCTGCCGGATAGGAGGTCACATCGCATTGATCGGCGTGCTCACAGGGGGAGCAGGGTCCGTGCCTACGGCGGCGCTGATGAAGCGCCAGCAGCGCCTGCAAGGGCTGATTGTCGGCAATCGGCAACATCAGAACGAACTGGTCCGTGCCATCGAAGCGACCGGGATTACGCCAGTCATCGACCGCTCATTCGCGCTCAAAAACATCGCCGATGCGTTCCGTCTGCAACAGGCGGGACGGCACTTCGGGAAAATATGCCTGGAATTTTGACCGCATCCCGATAGCCTTCCTGGAGACTCACAGTGATCTCGAGAAGAGTTTTTCTACAAGGGTCGATGGCAATGGGAGGTTTGGCACTTGCCGGAGTTTCGCTCCCCGCCCTCTCTTCCGCTCCAGCCCTTGGCCAGGACAAGACCTCCTTGTCCCTTTTTTCCGCAATCTACGACGGCGGTTTTTCCGCCAGCGCAGCTTTTGGCGCTGCAGCGAGGCAGCAAGGCCACTCGATCCATGACATCGAAGGAGACGTCGCCGGATTCTGGATGGATCACCTTGCCGAACAGTGGCAGCGCGCGCCCGTGGCGATTGCCGGTCTGACCCACGCCAGCGCTCTGTTCGTGCTCGAACGCCTGGGCTGGGATCATGGTTTGCGCGTCATTTTTCGCGCTCGCCATGACGTCCAGGCCCACGGCCATCTCGAACATCGGTTGTCCGGCCCCGCTCCCATGCTGAATGCGTTCGAAGCCGCCATTTCGCGGGATGTCAGCCTTGGCGTTTGCGTGGCTGGAATATTGTCCCATTGTCACGCTGCGGAACAGGCTTCATCAGCAACGTCGATCATGGCGCGGTCCCGCCCCGGAGCGGGCAGCGATCACGGCAATATCCCGCTGGTTTCGTGGGTCATTGCCCCACAGTCTTCCTTTGCTTCCGCATGTAATGATTTTGATACTGTCGAGAGGATCCTCTAATGAAACTTCCGAAAGACGTCAAGGCTGAAGACTTTAACGCCGCACTAGAAGAATTTCGTCGTGTCGTGGGTGAAAAATGGCTTTTCATGAGCGACGAGGACATGCATCTTTACCGGGATGCCTATTCCCTGCAGTGGGGAGAGCCCAATGAACTGGTCGCTTCCGCGGCGGTTGCTCCGGAAAATGTCGAGCAGGTCCAGGGCGTGGTACGCGTTGCCGCCAAATACAGTATCCCGCTGTTCGCCATTTCCACCGGCAAGAACCTGGGCTACGGCGGCTCTGCTCCGAACATGGCGGGCAACGTCATTGTCGATCTCAAGCGCATGAATAAGGTCATCGAAGTCGATGACAAGAGGAACTTCTGCATCGTCGAGCCGGGCGTCTCCTACTTCGATTTGTACAAGTACATCCATGAGCGCGGCTTCAAGGTCATGATGGACGTACCCGACCCGGCTGGGGCAGCCCGCTGGGCAATGCGCTCGACCATGGCGTGGGCTACACGTGGATGAATTATCGCGACCACTTCGGCTCTCATTGCGGCATGGAAGTGGTGCTCCCCGACGGCGAGGTCATGCGCACCGGCATGGCGGCGATACCGGGTTCCAAGACCTGGGCTGAAAACAAATACGGCTATGGCGCCTATGTCGATGGCCTGTTTGCTCAGTCCAATTTCGGCATCGTCACCAAGATGGGCTTCTGGATGCAACCGCAGCCGGATCACTTCCTGAGTTGCCTGGTGAAGGTCCCGAAATACCGCGACCTGATCCCTCTGATCGACGGCGTCAACAAGATGGAAGACCAGGGCCTGGTCGGCCATCCGCGCTACAGTTGCCCGATGGATCCGCTTTGCATGCAGATGGAGCCGGAGATATACAAACCCACGCCTGAACTGATGGCGCTCAACAGCCATCCGGGTGGCTCATCGGTCGAGGAATACCAGGCCTACGCCGAAAAACAGGGCCACGAATTCTGGAACGTCGTGCTGAATTTTTACGGCCCGAAGGAGACCGTCTTTGCCAACTGGGAATACGCGAAAAAAACGGTTTTCGCCTCCATTCCCGGCGTCCGCTTCGAAGAAATCGAAAACTATGCGTTTCCGCTCGAAAACCCGGAAGCCATCAAGAAGGTCCGCAACAAGGTCGCGCTGGGCATTCCGAACATGTCGATCTTTTCTATCGGCGCGCGCTCCGCGGCGATGCCGCAACCCGGAGACGGCCATGCATGGTTTTCACCGATCGTCCCGCGCAATGGTGAAGAATTCATCTACGCACACGGGGTCTTCACCAAGGCCGCGCGCGAAATGAACATCACCTCGGCCCCAATCAGCGTCACCAACGTCCCGATGTCATGGCAGTACCGCACCTACCTTTACCTGTTCCCGGTTTTCGTTTCCCGTTCCGACAAGGAGCGCAACAGGAAATCCATAGACGACTTCAACAAGCTGATCAAACTAGCCGCCGAAAACGGCTGGTCAGAATATCGCACTGCCCCCATATTCCAAGATGCGGTTGCAGCAACTTACTCCTTCAACAACAACATCCTGCTGAAATTCCAGGAGCAGCTCAAGGACGCCATCGACCCTCGCGGTATCCTAGCGCCAGGGCGTGGCGGGATCTGGCCCAAACGCTACCGGGAGAATTCATGATGAAAAATTTACTTGGCGCGTGCGCCGCCATGTTGATAATGATTGCATCCTGCCCGGTAGGAGCCAGCGGACAGACAGGGGCCGAGCGCGGCCAGGCAGTATTCCAGGAATGGTGTGTTTCCTGCCACGGCACCGGCCCCGGTCATCCGGGAACGCAGGCCCTTGATCTTCGCTATCAGGGCTCGCTGCCGGGGGCGCTGGAACAGCGCCTCGACCTGACCCCCGAGACCGTCGAGGCATTCGTGCGGAACGGCATTTCGGTCATGCCGTTTTTCCGCAAGACCGAGATCAGCGATGCCGAACTCGATGCTCTGGGAGCCTACCTGTCGCGCAATAACCCACACTAGTACTACAGCCGGAGTTGGGAACGTCGTTTGCAGATCGGTAAGAGCCAGAAATGGGAGGCTCAGAGATACAAGCGAAACTGTTACTCAGAAGACGGGAAGTAAGGCGACAAAATACAATGTATTTTTACTTATTTTCAGCATCTTACGTTCAAACTATGGACGAAAGAGTTACCTAACTAACTGTCTTCTGAGTAAGAGCGTGGCAGTCGGAGTTCGAGCGCGTCAACGAGTGAATCGCCGACTGTTTTGCGCGCAGCGAACCGCGTGATCGAGCGCGGGTGTATCTTCGCGTTCTGCTCGAACCGCTCGAGCGTAAGAACGGTTGGCAGTTGGCTGAGGCTGCGGGCGACCGCAGTCCCGATGGCGTGCAGGATTTTCTGGCACGCACCCGCTGGAGCGCGGATGCGGTGCGAGACCAATTGCGGACCTATGTGATTGAGCACTTGGGCGATCCGGATGGGGTGCTGGTGCTCGATGAGACCGGATTCGTCAAGAAGGGCGAGCACAGCGTCGGGGTCCAACGCCAGTACTCGGGCACGGCCGGGCGCATCGAGAACTGCCAGATCGGCGTATTCATGACCTATGCAAGCCAACAGGGCTATGCATTCATCGACCGCGAACTGTACCTGCCCAAATCGTGGGCGCAGGATGCGAAACAGCGGCGCGAAAGGCACGTGCCCCATGAAGTTGCCTTCCATATCAAACCGCAGATTGGCCAGGCCCTGCTCGAGCGCGCCATCGAGACGGCGGTGCCCTTTGCCTGGGTGACCGCCGACAGCGTCTATGGCAGCACGTGGTCGCTGCGGCAGACGATTGTTCCAGCCGGGCGCGGCTATGTCCTGGCCGTCACGAGCGGCCAAGTATGGGGATGGCCGTACCAGACGGTCGCCGAGCACGCCGCGTCCTTACCCGCCGACGCTTGGCGGGAAGATCAGTTGTGGGGCAGGCGCCAAGGGGCCGCGTCTGTATGAATGGGCATATCGGCAGGCAAAGCCAAGCGAGGGCTTCATTCTCGGATTGCTGGTCCGGCGCCACCGGCGGCGCCATGGTGAGCGTGCCTACTACGTCACGTACGCCCCGCTCGGCACGACGCTCGAGAAACTCGTCGAGGTCGCCGGCAGCCGCTGGACCATCGAATCTGGATTTGAGCAGGCCAAGGGCGAAGTCGGCCTGGATCAGTACGAAGTGCGCCGCTATAACGGCTGGTATCGACACATCACCCTCGCGTTGCTCGCGCATGCCTACCTGGCGGTGGTACGCGCTCACAGCAGCGGGAAAAAAAGCCGGTCCCGCGCTGTGGCGCGCGCTCTTGCCGCTCACCGTGCCCGAAGTACGCCGGCTGCTCGTCGCGTTGGTCCTGGTTCGCAGAATCGCGCCGGCGGCTATCCGCATGTGGTCACGATGGCGACGCCGACACCAGCAGCGCGCCAAGCAATGTCACTGGGCTAAGAGAACGGGGGCCTGAGAACAACTCCGGTTGTAGTACTAGGCCGCCTCGAGTTCCAGGTGCACGCGCCGGCCGAGGGCCGTGGCGATATTCACCAAGGCATCGAGCGAGAAACGCGAAACGCGCCCACGCAGCAGATCGTTGATGCGCGGCTGGGTAACGCCGCAGTGCTCGGCCGCCTCGGCCTGCGTCCATTCGGCCGCCTTGATGATCGCGGCGATTTGCCGCATCAGTTCGGCCCGTGCTTGAAGGTTGGCGGCTTGCTGGGGGGTATCGGCAACAGCGTCCCACACGCTGCTGAAAGTCTCTGCATTGGTCATTCGGCACCTCTCATCAGGTCAGTGTATCGCTTCCGGGCCAGATCCACGTCGCGCTTGCCGGTGGCCTGCGTCTTCTTCTGAAAAGCATGAAGCACATAGACGACATCGGCCAGGCGTGCGGTGTAGATCACGCGGTACGTGCCCGAGTCGTCCCATACTCGAAGTTCCTCGACGCCCTTGCCGATGCTCGGCATCGGCTTGAAGTCGTCAGGCTGCTCGCCGCGCTGCACCTTGTCTAGCTGGTAGCCGGCATCGTGCCGGGCATCCTCGGGAAACTCCCGCAGACATTTGAGCGAGTCGCCGAGGAATCGAAGTAGCTTCATGGCTTAAATCATATCCGTTTGGATATAAAACGCAAGCCCAGCAGACTGCCGTCGGGGCCGCGC encodes:
- a CDS encoding NAD(P)-dependent alcohol dehydrogenase → MRAIRLRNPAGLDRLELVELPDPGQPGPGEIRVRIHASSLNFHDLGVVIGAMPAADGRIPMSDGAGVVEAIGEGVDEFAVGDAVVSTFFPQWLEGEPRIADFSTTPGDGADGYACEFAVRPATAFTHAPRHYSHAQAATLTTAGLTAWRALICNGGLKAGDSVLVLGTGGVSIFALQFAKAMGATVIATSSSDEKLERVKALGANHVINYRRETDWASRVLDFTGGRGVDHIVEVGGPGTLAQSIQACRIGGHIALIGVLTGGAGSVPTAALMKRQQRLQGLIVGNRQHQNELVRAIEATGITPVIDRSFALKNIADAFRLQQAGRHFGKICLEF
- a CDS encoding FAD-dependent oxidoreductase, which translates into the protein MKLPKDVKAEDFNAALEEFRRVVGEKWLFMSDEDMHLYRDAYSLQWGEPNELVASAAVAPENVEQVQGVVRVAAKYSIPLFAISTGKNLGYGGSAPNMAGNVIVDLKRMNKVIEVDDKRNFCIVEPGVSYFDLYKYIHERGFKVMMDVPDPAGAARWAMRSTMAWATRG
- a CDS encoding c-type cytochrome, producing the protein MMKNLLGACAAMLIMIASCPVGASGQTGAERGQAVFQEWCVSCHGTGPGHPGTQALDLRYQGSLPGALEQRLDLTPETVEAFVRNGISVMPFFRKTEISDAELDALGAYLSRNNPH
- a CDS encoding helix-turn-helix domain-containing protein, producing the protein MTNAETFSSVWDAVADTPQQAANLQARAELMRQIAAIIKAAEWTQAEAAEHCGVTQPRINDLLRGRVSRFSLDALVNIATALGRRVHLELEAA
- a CDS encoding type II toxin-antitoxin system RelE/ParE family toxin; amino-acid sequence: MKLLRFLGDSLKCLREFPEDARHDAGYQLDKVQRGEQPDDFKPMPSIGKGVEELRVWDDSGTYRVIYTARLADVVYVLHAFQKKTQATGKRDVDLARKRYTDLMRGAE